In a single window of the Elaeis guineensis isolate ETL-2024a chromosome 6, EG11, whole genome shotgun sequence genome:
- the LOC105046589 gene encoding protein LIFEGUARD 4, which produces MGKNKQHDIEAGVGGGALYPNMIENPQIRWAFVRKVYTIVVIQILLTIAVACVVIFVPPISRFLLARTPASLAVLILISIAPLLVMLPMIYFRERHPINLVLLILFTICISLTVGLACATRSGKVILEAASLTAVVVVGLTMYTFWAAKRGHDFNFLGPFLFAALLVLMIYCFVQIFIPFGKVGTTIYGCLAALIFSGFIIYDTDNLIKRHSYDEYVCAAISLYLDIVNLFMALLTLFSGSDS; this is translated from the exons ATGGGGAAGAACAAGCAGCACGACATCGAGGCCGGGGTGGGCGGTGGCGCTCTATACCCCAACATGATCGAGAACCCACAGATTCGGTGGGCCTTCGTTCGAAAGGTCTACACCATCGTCGTCATCCAGATTCTGCTCACCATCGCCGTCGCCTGCGTCGTCATCTTCGTCCCACCCATCTCCCGCTTCCTCCTCGCTCGCACCCCTGCCTCATTGGCCGTCCTTATTCTAATAAGCATCGCGCCATTACTCG TTATGCTGCCAATGATATACTTTCGCGAGCGCCATCCGATAAACTTGGTTCTCCTCATTCTGTTCACGATCTGCATCAGCCTTACGGTCGGGTTAGCATGTGCAACAAGGAGCG GGAAAGTTATACTGGAAGCTGCATCTCTGACGGCTGTTGTTGTTGTTGGGCTCACCATGTACACATTCTGGGCTGCGAAAAGAGGCCATGATTTCAACTTCCTTGGGCCATTCTTGTTTGCAGCCCTTCTGGTGTTGATGATATACTGCTTTGTCCAG ATTTTCATCCCATTTGGAAAGGTCGGAACGACGATCTATGGGTGCTTGGCGGCGCTTATTTTTTCGGGTTTCATCATCTACGACACCGACAATCTGATCAAGCGCCATAGCTATGATGAATATGTCTGTGCTGCCATTTCTTTGTATCTCGACATTGTCAATCTTTTCATGGCTTTGCTAACACTCTTCAGTGGTAGTGATTCATAA